The Plasmodium vinckei vinckei genome assembly, chromosome: PVVCY_06 genome contains a region encoding:
- a CDS encoding eukaryotic translation initiation factor 3 subunit C, putative yields the protein MQSKFWARGADNDSGDNVSDSSENEVDEKPLVSAQAERWAVMDSSSSEEEERVIKSSEGKRLHFYETIEDNLNDSMENDDFNQLLKEYENLYKFMAKDGSDRIPNFVIIYLDKLTKYVDTTFQNNVEKKDLSKNKAQTLNKLRAKIRKCSELYQNKLNQYHENPDKFKEDLERRKNDEDDDDDEDDEEDEEEEDDDEEEEEDKKDKKNKDDDDEEDDDDWSYSDDAEYASDEEDDKTKKAMSKWGLKTSEKVESKKKVAKVKKSKKEGTKKKDEKGSHPDDNQSAKKKTYAELLNTKNLSEDVIRNRVKSVIEKRGRKGLDKHEHINILSKLCEIAKTISTQSYIEVLEHLINLEFDVVSSVYTYMSFNVWNKTFKYIELILDLLIQNDHFYLVSINITEEIVEATDETNEKEKIIKSCKTLISFLAKLDDELLKALLYIDVQTEEYRKRLGKTVHMISLLYKGYKYVKYTKNLPDLAIYISTRILDHLYYKPELPFKQIWEFVKQGKGSAEKQAEGKEGDNQKKEETNESPDVDESPKDVIEKFVCEVFEHGTKQQKLRALLQLSYNKSLYDEFLEAREILNVGNVHELAISSDVQTQILYNRNLIQLGLCAFRHGRIYEAHCCLVEICSQNKHRELIAQGISTLKNQEKTIEQERTEKRRLLSFHMHISIELIECVNNICAMLLEVPNLAKHSYESKKDIISRQFRRFLDIYDKQIFNSPPENNREIIILATKYLQKGNWKMCCEKIFSLSIWPKFTDKEKVQDILKEKIKQEAMRTYIFRYISVYDSFSIDQLCVMFDLPQNTVHSILSKMMVNHEIPACWNESSKYILINKVNPTPLQTMALKLAENINEVMEQNELALNMKNPKFMLMQERKTQMKDDKSNWNHKKGDGKYGKNYNRNKNQNYKKNYKDKNMNKNFVQH from the exons atgcaATCTAAATTTTGGGCCCGGGGAGCAGATAATGACAGTGGTGACAATGTATCAGATTCTTCAGAAAATGAAGTTGAC GAGAAGCCATTAGTTTCTGCACAAGCAGAAAGATGGGCAGTCATGGATAGTAGTAGCTCcgaagaagaagaaagaGTAATAAAAAGTTCTGAAGGAAAGagattacatttttatgaaacAATTGaagataatttaaatgatagTATGGAAAATGATGACTTCAATCAACTATTGaaagaatatgaaaatttatataaatttatggCTAAAGATGGTTCTGATCGTATTCCtaattttgtaataatCTATTTAGATAAGCTAACAAAATATGTTGATACTacatttcaaaataatgtagaaaaaaaagatttaagtaaaaataaagcacAAACTTTAAATAAGTTACGAGCtaaaattagaaaatgtagtgaattatatcaaaataaattaaatcaaTACCATGAAAATCCAgataaatttaaagaaGATTTAGAGAGACGTAAGAACGATGAAGACGATGATGATGACGAGGATGACGAAGAAGATGAAGAGGAGGAAGACgatgatgaagaagaagaagaagataaaaaagataaaaagaataaagaCGATGACGATGAAGAAGATGATGATGATTGGTCATATAGTGATGATGCAGAATATGCGTCAGATGAAGAAGATGATAAAACTAAGAAAGCTATGAGTAAATGGGGATTAAAAACAAGTGAAAAAGTagaaagtaaaaaaaaagttgctaaagtaaaaaaaagtaaaaaagaaggaacaaaaaaaaaagatgaaaaagGTAGCCATCCAGATGATAATCAATcagctaaaaaaaaaacatatgcagaattattaaatacaaaaaatttatcgGAAGATGTTATAAGAAATCGAGTAAAATCTGTTATAGAAAAAAGAGGAAGAAAAGGTTTAGATAAACAtgaacatataaatatattatcaaagTTATGTGAAATAGCTAAAACAATAAGTACACAATCATATATAGAAGTATTAGagcatttaataaatttagagTTTGATGTTGTTTCAAGtgtttatacatatatgtcATTTAATGTATGgaataaaacatttaagTATATAGAACTTATTTTAGATTTGTTAATACAAAAtgatcatttttatttagtttcaataaatataactgAAGAAATTGTAGAAGCAACAGATGAAACTaatgaaaaggaaaaaataataaaatcgTGTAAAACAttaatttcctttttaGCCAAATTAGATgatgaattattaaaagcattgttatatatagatGTACAAACAGAAGAATATCGAAAAAGACTTGGAAAAACAGTTCATATGATATCTTTACTATATAAaggatataaatatgtaaaatatacaaagaATTTACCTGACTTggcaatatatatttcgaCTAGAATATTagatcatttatattacaaACCTGAGTTACCttttaaacaaatttgGGAATTTGTAAAACAGGGAAAAGGATCTGCTGAAAAGCAAGCTGAAGGAAAAGAAGGTgataatcaaaaaaaagaagaaactAATGAATCACCAGATGTTGATGAATCTCCTAAAGATGttattgaaaaatttgTATGCGAAGTATTTGAACATGGAACAAAACAACAAAAGTTACGAGCATTATTACAATTAtcttataataaaagtttATATGATGAATTTTTAGAAGCACgtgaaatattaaatgttGGTAATGTACATGAATTAGCAATAAGTTCAGATGTTCAAacacaaatattatataatagaaaTTTAATACAATTAGGATTATGTGCATTTAGGCATGGAAGAATATATGAAGCTCATTGTTGTCTTGTTGAAATATGTTcacaaaataaacatagAGAATTAATTGCTCAAGGTATATctactttaaaaaatcaagaaaaaacaatagAACAAGAAAGAACAGAAAAAAGAAGATTACTTTCTTttcatatgcatatatcaATAGAATTAATTGAATgtgttaataatatttgtgCTATGTTATTAGAAGTTCCAAATCTAGCTAAACATTCTTATGAATCtaaaaaagatattatATCAAGACAATTTCGTAGATTCTTAGATATTTAtgataaacaaatatttaatagtCCTCCAGAAAATAATAGAGAAATTATTATCTTAGCTAccaaatatttacaaaaaggAAACTGGAAAATGTGTTGTGAAAAAATTTTCAGTTTATCTATATGGCCAAAATTTAcagataaagaaaaagtaCAAGATATacttaaagaaaaaattaaacaagAAGCTATGCGTACATATATCTTCCGTTATATTTCAGTTTATGACTCTTTTTCAATTGATCAATTATGTGTTATGTTTGATTTACCCCAAAATACTGTTCATTCTATTTTAAGTAAAATGATGGTCAATCATGAAATACCAGCTTGCTGGAATGAAAgcagtaaatatatactcaTAAACAAAGTAAACCCCACACCATTACAAACCATGGCCCTTAAATTGgctgaaaatattaatgaagtTATGGAACAAAATGAGCTTGCATTGAACATGAAAAATCCAAA GTTCATGCTCATGCAAGAAAGAAAAACTCAGATGAAGGATGACAAGTCAAATTGGAACCACAAAAAGGGAGACggaaaatatggaaaaaattacaatCGTAACAAAAATCAAAactacaaaaaaaattataaggataaaaatatgaacaaaaatTTTGTGCAACATTAA
- a CDS encoding shewanella-like protein phosphatase 2, putative, whose translation MNMSYLKYLFFGYLAILWKINYVHSTSFSNLKWEYDFYSIGDLHGDKDAFIRILLNESIIDLENNVIRNNVLTVITGDVLDPTYDDIDIILFIKHYNESGKSLNSKIILLLGNHEVSNLCLKFKNPQGNIDDYRYRNDMFRKGEEIYNYLIDSPFVVNVNNITFSHAGVLPFYSTYGIDFINEEGKKEIINNCELLNQKMEKHQELCIACEYGPTLNRYYSYVNKNAFSDSKVCSSLYKSLGLLKSSRMVIGHTVQKNKQVNSYCQDKLLLADTGISKWKNGVISYIQHFKDGSYKVKYIKR comes from the coding sequence atgaacatgtcatacttaaaatatttattttttggctATCTAGCTATTTtatggaaaataaattatgtacATAGCACAAGCTTTTCCAATTTAAAATGGGAATATGATTTTTATAGCATTGGAGATTTACATGGTGATAAGGACGCATTTAtaagaatattattaaatgaaaGTATAATTgatttagaaaataatgtaattCGAAATAATGTATTAACAGTTATAACTGGCGATGTGTTAGATCCAACATATGATGATAtagatattatattatttattaagcATTACAATGAAAGTGGAAAAAGtttaaatagtaaaataatattacttTTAGGTAATCATGAAGTAAGtaatttatgtttaaaattcaaaaatcCTCAAGGAAACATAGACGATTATAGATATAGGAATGATATGTTTAGGAAAGGggaagaaatatataactatttaATTGATAGTCCTTTTGTTGTAAATGTGAataatattacattttCACATGCAGGAGTGTTACCTTTTTACTCTACATATGGTattgattttataaatgaagaagggaaaaaagaaatcataaataattgtgaattattaaatcaaaaaatggaaaagcATCAAGAACTATGTATTGCTTGTGAATATGGGCCCACATTAAATAGGTATTATTCttatgttaataaaaatgcattTTCAGATTCAAAGGTATGTTCTTCGTTATATAAGTCTTTGGGATTATTAAAATCTAGTAGGATGGTTATTGGGCACACTGTTCAGAAAAATAAACAGGTTAATAGTTATTGTCaagataaattattattagcaGATACAGGTATTAGTAAATGGAAAAATGGAGTAATATCTTATATTCAGCATTTTAAAGATGGGTCATataaagtaaaatatataaaaagataA